One window from the genome of Cricetulus griseus strain 17A/GY chromosome 2, alternate assembly CriGri-PICRH-1.0, whole genome shotgun sequence encodes:
- the Cdc20 gene encoding cell division cycle protein 20 homolog isoform X3, protein MAQFVFESDLHSLLKLDAPIPNAPVARWQRKAKEATGPAPSPMRAANRSHSAGRTPGRTPGKSNSKVQSTPSKPGGDRYIPHRSASQMEVASFLLSKENQPEDGETPTKKEHQKAWALNLNGFDVEEAKILRLSGKPQNAPEGYQNRLKVLYSQKATPGSSRKTCRYIPSLPDRILDAPEIRNDYYLNLVDWSSGNVLAVALDNSVYLWNAGSGDILQLLQMEQPGDYISSVAWIKEGNYLAVGTSNAEVQLWDVQQQKRLRNMASHSARVSSLSWNSYILSSGSRSGHIHHHDVRVAEHHVATLSGHSQEVCGLRWAPDGRHLASGGNDNVVNVWPSGPGESGWAPLQTFTQHQGAVKAVAWCPWQSNILATGGGTSDRHIRIWNVCSGACLSAVDAHSQVCSM, encoded by the exons ATGGCGCAGTTCGTGTTCGAGAGCGACTTGCACTCTCTCCTTAAACTGGACGCGCCCATCCCCAATGCACCCGTTGCGCGCTGGCAGCGCAAAGCGAAGGAAGCCACCGGCCCAGCTCCCTCGCCCATGCGGGCCGCCAACAGATCTCACAGCGCCGGCCGGACCCCGGGCCGAACTCCTG GCAAATCTAATTCCAAGGTTCAGAGCACCCCTAGCAAACCTGGAGGTGACCGCTATATCCCCCATCGCAGTGCTTCTCAAATGGAGGTGGCCAGCTTCCTCTTGAGCAAGGAGAACCAGCCAGAAGACGGGGAGACGCCCACCAAGAAG GAGCATCAGAAAGCCTGGGCTCTGAACCTGAACGGTTTCGATGTAGAGGAAGCCAAGATCCTCAGGCTCAGTGGAAAACCTCAGAATGCCCCAGAAG GCTACCAGAACAGACTGAAAGTGCTCTACAGCCAGAAAGCCACGCCTGGGTCCAGCCGGAAGACTTGCAGATATATTCCTTCGCTACCAGACAGGATACTTGATGCCCCTGAAATCCGAAATGACTACT ACTTGAACCTTGTTGATTGGAGCTCTGGAAATGTACTGGCTGTGGCACTGGACAACAGTGTGTACTTATGGAATGCTGGTTCTGGTGACATCCTGCAGCTGTTGCAAATGGAGCAGCCTGGGGACTACATATCCTCTGTGGCCTGGATCAAAGAGGGCAACTACCTGGCTGTGGGCACCAGTAACGCTGAAGTGCAG CTCTGGGATGTGCAGCAGCAGAAACGGCTTCGGAACATGGCCAGTCACTCGGCTCGAGTAAGCTCTCTAAGTTGGAACAGCTATATTCTGTCCAG tgGTTCACGTTCTGGCCACATTCACCACCATGATGTTCGGGTAGCAGAACACCATGTAGCCACACTGAGTGGCCATAGCCAGGAAGTATGTGGGTTGCGCTGGGCCCCAGATGGACGGCATCTGGCAAGCGGTGGCAATGATAACGTGGTCAATGTGTGGCCCAGTGGTCCTGGAGAAAGTGGCTGGGCTCCCCTGCAAACATTCACTCAACATCAAGGTGCTGTCAAG GCTGTTGCATGGTGTCCCTGGCAGTCCAATATTCTGGCAACAGGAGGAGGCACCAGTGACCGACACATCCGAATTTGGAACGTCTGCTCTGGGGCCTGTCTGAGTGCTGTGGATGCCCATTCCCAG GTGTGTTCTATGTGA
- the Cdc20 gene encoding cell division cycle protein 20 homolog isoform X1: MAQFVFESDLHSLLKLDAPIPNAPVARWQRKAKEATGPAPSPMRAANRSHSAGRTPGRTPGKSNSKVQSTPSKPGGDRYIPHRSASQMEVASFLLSKENQPEDGETPTKKEHQKAWALNLNGFDVEEAKILRLSGKPQNAPEGYQNRLKVLYSQKATPGSSRKTCRYIPSLPDRILDAPEIRNDYYLNLVDWSSGNVLAVALDNSVYLWNAGSGDILQLLQMEQPGDYISSVAWIKEGNYLAVGTSNAEVQLWDVQQQKRLRNMASHSARVSSLSWNSYILSSGSRSGHIHHHDVRVAEHHVATLSGHSQEVCGLRWAPDGRHLASGGNDNVVNVWPSGPGESGWAPLQTFTQHQGAVKAVAWCPWQSNILATGGGTSDRHIRIWNVCSGACLSAVDAHSQVCSILWSPHYKELISGHGFAQNQLVIWKYPTMAKVAELKGHTARVLSLTMSPDGATVASAAADETLRLWRCFELDPALRKEREKASVAKSSLIHQGIR, translated from the exons ATGGCGCAGTTCGTGTTCGAGAGCGACTTGCACTCTCTCCTTAAACTGGACGCGCCCATCCCCAATGCACCCGTTGCGCGCTGGCAGCGCAAAGCGAAGGAAGCCACCGGCCCAGCTCCCTCGCCCATGCGGGCCGCCAACAGATCTCACAGCGCCGGCCGGACCCCGGGCCGAACTCCTG GCAAATCTAATTCCAAGGTTCAGAGCACCCCTAGCAAACCTGGAGGTGACCGCTATATCCCCCATCGCAGTGCTTCTCAAATGGAGGTGGCCAGCTTCCTCTTGAGCAAGGAGAACCAGCCAGAAGACGGGGAGACGCCCACCAAGAAG GAGCATCAGAAAGCCTGGGCTCTGAACCTGAACGGTTTCGATGTAGAGGAAGCCAAGATCCTCAGGCTCAGTGGAAAACCTCAGAATGCCCCAGAAG GCTACCAGAACAGACTGAAAGTGCTCTACAGCCAGAAAGCCACGCCTGGGTCCAGCCGGAAGACTTGCAGATATATTCCTTCGCTACCAGACAGGATACTTGATGCCCCTGAAATCCGAAATGACTACT ACTTGAACCTTGTTGATTGGAGCTCTGGAAATGTACTGGCTGTGGCACTGGACAACAGTGTGTACTTATGGAATGCTGGTTCTGGTGACATCCTGCAGCTGTTGCAAATGGAGCAGCCTGGGGACTACATATCCTCTGTGGCCTGGATCAAAGAGGGCAACTACCTGGCTGTGGGCACCAGTAACGCTGAAGTGCAG CTCTGGGATGTGCAGCAGCAGAAACGGCTTCGGAACATGGCCAGTCACTCGGCTCGAGTAAGCTCTCTAAGTTGGAACAGCTATATTCTGTCCAG tgGTTCACGTTCTGGCCACATTCACCACCATGATGTTCGGGTAGCAGAACACCATGTAGCCACACTGAGTGGCCATAGCCAGGAAGTATGTGGGTTGCGCTGGGCCCCAGATGGACGGCATCTGGCAAGCGGTGGCAATGATAACGTGGTCAATGTGTGGCCCAGTGGTCCTGGAGAAAGTGGCTGGGCTCCCCTGCAAACATTCACTCAACATCAAGGTGCTGTCAAG GCTGTTGCATGGTGTCCCTGGCAGTCCAATATTCTGGCAACAGGAGGAGGCACCAGTGACCGACACATCCGAATTTGGAACGTCTGCTCTGGGGCCTGTCTGAGTGCTGTGGATGCCCATTCCCAG GTGTGTTCCATCCTCTGGTCTCCCCACTATAAGGAGCTTATCTCAGGCCATGGCTTTGCCCAGAACCAGCTGGTTATTTGGAAGTACCCAACCATGGCCAAGGTGGCTGAGCTCAAAG GTCACACAGCCCGAGTCCTGAGTCTTACCATGAGTCCAGATGGGGCCACAGTGGCATCAGCAGCAGCTGATGAGACTCTACGGCTGTGGCGTTGCTTTGAGTTGGACCCTGCCCTGcgtaaggagagggagaaagccaGTGTAGCTAAAAGTAGCCTTATCCACCAAGGAATCCGTTGA
- the Cdc20 gene encoding cell division cycle protein 20 homolog isoform X2: MHPLRAGSAKRRKPPAQLPRPCGPPTDLTAPAGPRAELLTVFSLSPPAPGKSNSKVQSTPSKPGGDRYIPHRSASQMEVASFLLSKENQPEDGETPTKKEHQKAWALNLNGFDVEEAKILRLSGKPQNAPEGYQNRLKVLYSQKATPGSSRKTCRYIPSLPDRILDAPEIRNDYYLNLVDWSSGNVLAVALDNSVYLWNAGSGDILQLLQMEQPGDYISSVAWIKEGNYLAVGTSNAEVQLWDVQQQKRLRNMASHSARVSSLSWNSYILSSGSRSGHIHHHDVRVAEHHVATLSGHSQEVCGLRWAPDGRHLASGGNDNVVNVWPSGPGESGWAPLQTFTQHQGAVKAVAWCPWQSNILATGGGTSDRHIRIWNVCSGACLSAVDAHSQVCSILWSPHYKELISGHGFAQNQLVIWKYPTMAKVAELKGHTARVLSLTMSPDGATVASAAADETLRLWRCFELDPALRKEREKASVAKSSLIHQGIR; encoded by the exons ATGCACCCGTTGCGCGCTGGCAGCGCAAAGCGAAGGAAGCCACCGGCCCAGCTCCCTCGCCCATGCGGGCCGCCAACAGATCTCACAGCGCCGGCCGGACCCCGGGCCGAACTCCTG actgtcttctctctctctccccctgccccAGGCAAATCTAATTCCAAGGTTCAGAGCACCCCTAGCAAACCTGGAGGTGACCGCTATATCCCCCATCGCAGTGCTTCTCAAATGGAGGTGGCCAGCTTCCTCTTGAGCAAGGAGAACCAGCCAGAAGACGGGGAGACGCCCACCAAGAAG GAGCATCAGAAAGCCTGGGCTCTGAACCTGAACGGTTTCGATGTAGAGGAAGCCAAGATCCTCAGGCTCAGTGGAAAACCTCAGAATGCCCCAGAAG GCTACCAGAACAGACTGAAAGTGCTCTACAGCCAGAAAGCCACGCCTGGGTCCAGCCGGAAGACTTGCAGATATATTCCTTCGCTACCAGACAGGATACTTGATGCCCCTGAAATCCGAAATGACTACT ACTTGAACCTTGTTGATTGGAGCTCTGGAAATGTACTGGCTGTGGCACTGGACAACAGTGTGTACTTATGGAATGCTGGTTCTGGTGACATCCTGCAGCTGTTGCAAATGGAGCAGCCTGGGGACTACATATCCTCTGTGGCCTGGATCAAAGAGGGCAACTACCTGGCTGTGGGCACCAGTAACGCTGAAGTGCAG CTCTGGGATGTGCAGCAGCAGAAACGGCTTCGGAACATGGCCAGTCACTCGGCTCGAGTAAGCTCTCTAAGTTGGAACAGCTATATTCTGTCCAG tgGTTCACGTTCTGGCCACATTCACCACCATGATGTTCGGGTAGCAGAACACCATGTAGCCACACTGAGTGGCCATAGCCAGGAAGTATGTGGGTTGCGCTGGGCCCCAGATGGACGGCATCTGGCAAGCGGTGGCAATGATAACGTGGTCAATGTGTGGCCCAGTGGTCCTGGAGAAAGTGGCTGGGCTCCCCTGCAAACATTCACTCAACATCAAGGTGCTGTCAAG GCTGTTGCATGGTGTCCCTGGCAGTCCAATATTCTGGCAACAGGAGGAGGCACCAGTGACCGACACATCCGAATTTGGAACGTCTGCTCTGGGGCCTGTCTGAGTGCTGTGGATGCCCATTCCCAG GTGTGTTCCATCCTCTGGTCTCCCCACTATAAGGAGCTTATCTCAGGCCATGGCTTTGCCCAGAACCAGCTGGTTATTTGGAAGTACCCAACCATGGCCAAGGTGGCTGAGCTCAAAG GTCACACAGCCCGAGTCCTGAGTCTTACCATGAGTCCAGATGGGGCCACAGTGGCATCAGCAGCAGCTGATGAGACTCTACGGCTGTGGCGTTGCTTTGAGTTGGACCCTGCCCTGcgtaaggagagggagaaagccaGTGTAGCTAAAAGTAGCCTTATCCACCAAGGAATCCGTTGA
- the Elovl1 gene encoding elongation of very long chain fatty acids protein 1 isoform X1 — protein MRKWPAGGPGDFSLALIPPNPPLLPAWFPLSLARMEAVTNLYQELMKHADPRIQNYPLMGSPLLITSILLTYVYFVLSLGPRIMANRKPFQLRGFMIVYNFSLVTLSLYIVYEFLMSGWLSTYTWRCDPVDYSNSPEALRMVRVAWLFMLSKVIELMDTVIFILRKKDGQVTFLHVFHHSVLPWSWWWGIKIAPGGMGSFHAMINSSVHVVMYLYYGLSALGPVAQPYLWWKKHMTAIQLIQFVLVSLHISQYYFMPSCNYQYPVIIHLIWMYGTIFFVLFSNFWYHSYTKGKRLPRAVQQNGTPAITKVKAN, from the exons ATGAGGAAGTGGCCGGCAGGCGGCCCTGGGGACTTCTCTCTGGCCCTGATCCCTCCGAACCCTCCACTGCTACCCGCCTGGTTCCCACTG TCCTTAGCCAGGATGGAGGCTGTTACGAACTTGTATCAGGAATTGATGAAGCATGCAG ATCCCCGGATCCAGAACTACCCTCTGATGGGGTCACCCTTGTTAATTACATCCATCCTTCTGACCTATGTGTACTTTGTCCTCTCACTTGGGCCTCGAATCATGGCTAATCGGAAGCCCTTCCAACTTCGTGGCTTCATGATTGTCTACAATTTCTCACTGGTGACACTCTCCCTCTACATTGTCTATGAG ttCTTAATGTCTGGTTGGCTGAGTACCTACACCTGGCGCTGTGACCCTGTGGATTATTCCAATAGTCCTGAGGCACTTCGG ATGGTTCGAGTGGCCTGGCTCTTCATGCTTTCCAAGGTCATTGAGCTGATGGACACT GTGATATTTATTCTCCGGAAGAAAGACGGGCAGGTGACCTTCCTACATGTCTTCCATCACTCAGTGCTTCCCTGGAGCTGGTGGTGGGGGATAAAGATTGCTCCAG GAGGAATGGGCTCTTTCCATGCCATGATAAATTCCTCTGTACATGTTGTCATGTACCTGTACTATGGATTGTCTGCCCTTGGTCCTGTGGCTCAGCCTTACCTTTGGTGGAAAAAACATATGACAGCCATCCAGCTG ATCCAGTTTGTCCTGGTCTCACTGCACATCAGCCAATACTACTTCATGCCCAGCTGCAACTACCAGTATCCCGTCATTATCCACCTCATCTGGATGTATGGCACCATCTTCTTTGTGCTCTTCTCCAATTTCTGGTATCACTCTTACACTAAGGGAAAGCGGCTGCCCCGTGCTGTTCAGCAAAATGGAACTCCAGCTATCACCAAGGTCAAGGCCAACTGA
- the Elovl1 gene encoding elongation of very long chain fatty acids protein 1 isoform X2, translating into MEAVTNLYQELMKHADPRIQNYPLMGSPLLITSILLTYVYFVLSLGPRIMANRKPFQLRGFMIVYNFSLVTLSLYIVYEFLMSGWLSTYTWRCDPVDYSNSPEALRMVRVAWLFMLSKVIELMDTVIFILRKKDGQVTFLHVFHHSVLPWSWWWGIKIAPGGMGSFHAMINSSVHVVMYLYYGLSALGPVAQPYLWWKKHMTAIQLIQFVLVSLHISQYYFMPSCNYQYPVIIHLIWMYGTIFFVLFSNFWYHSYTKGKRLPRAVQQNGTPAITKVKAN; encoded by the exons ATGGAGGCTGTTACGAACTTGTATCAGGAATTGATGAAGCATGCAG ATCCCCGGATCCAGAACTACCCTCTGATGGGGTCACCCTTGTTAATTACATCCATCCTTCTGACCTATGTGTACTTTGTCCTCTCACTTGGGCCTCGAATCATGGCTAATCGGAAGCCCTTCCAACTTCGTGGCTTCATGATTGTCTACAATTTCTCACTGGTGACACTCTCCCTCTACATTGTCTATGAG ttCTTAATGTCTGGTTGGCTGAGTACCTACACCTGGCGCTGTGACCCTGTGGATTATTCCAATAGTCCTGAGGCACTTCGG ATGGTTCGAGTGGCCTGGCTCTTCATGCTTTCCAAGGTCATTGAGCTGATGGACACT GTGATATTTATTCTCCGGAAGAAAGACGGGCAGGTGACCTTCCTACATGTCTTCCATCACTCAGTGCTTCCCTGGAGCTGGTGGTGGGGGATAAAGATTGCTCCAG GAGGAATGGGCTCTTTCCATGCCATGATAAATTCCTCTGTACATGTTGTCATGTACCTGTACTATGGATTGTCTGCCCTTGGTCCTGTGGCTCAGCCTTACCTTTGGTGGAAAAAACATATGACAGCCATCCAGCTG ATCCAGTTTGTCCTGGTCTCACTGCACATCAGCCAATACTACTTCATGCCCAGCTGCAACTACCAGTATCCCGTCATTATCCACCTCATCTGGATGTATGGCACCATCTTCTTTGTGCTCTTCTCCAATTTCTGGTATCACTCTTACACTAAGGGAAAGCGGCTGCCCCGTGCTGTTCAGCAAAATGGAACTCCAGCTATCACCAAGGTCAAGGCCAACTGA
- the Med8 gene encoding mediator of RNA polymerase II transcription subunit 8 isoform X2 gives MQREEKQLEASLDALLNQVADLKNSLGSFIYKLENEYDRLTWPSVLDSFALLSGQLNTLNKVLKHEKTPLFRNQVIIPLVLSPDRDEDLMRQTEGRVPVFSHEVVPDHLRTKPDPEVEEQEKQLTTDAARIGADAAQKQIQSLNKMCSNLLEKISKEERESESGGLRPNKQTFNPADTNALVAAVAFGKGLSNWRPSGSSGPGQPGQPGAGTILAGASGLQQVQMAGAPNQQQTMLSGVQMAQAGQPGKMPSGIKTNIKSASMHPYQR, from the exons ATGCAG AGGGAGGAGAAGCAGCTTGAGGCATCCTTAGATGCACTGCTGAATCAAGTGGCCGATCTGAAGAATTCACTGGGGAGTTTCATTTACAAGTTGGAAAACGAGTATGACCGGCTGACTTG GCCCTCTGTCCTGGATAGCTTTGCATTGCTCTCTGGACAGTTGAACACTCTGAACAAGGTCTTAAAGCATGAGAAGACACCACTGTTCCGTAACCAGGTCATCATCCCTTTGGTGCTGTCCCCAGATCGAGATGAAGACCTCATG CGTCAGACTGAAGGACGAGTGCCTGTTTTCAGCCATGAGGTCGTCCCTGACCATTTGAGAACCAAGCCTGACCCTGAAGTTGAAGAGCAGGAGAAGCAGCTGACAACAGATGCTGCCAGAATTGGTGCTGATGCAGCTCAG AAGCAGATCCAGAGCTTGAATAAAATGTGCTCAAACCTTTTGGAGAAAATTAGCAAAGAGGAACGAGAATCAGAGAGTGGAG gtctccGGCCAAACAAGCAGACTTTCAACCCTGCAGACACCAATGCCTTAGTGGCAGCTGTTGCCTTTGGGAAGGGGCTGTCTAATTGGAGACCTTCAGGTAGCAGTGGTCCTGGCCAACCCGGCCAGCCAGGAGCTGGTACAATCCTTGCAGGAGCCTCAGGATTACAGCAAGTTCAGATGGCAGGTGCTCCGAACCAGCAGCAGACAATGCTCAGTGGAGTCCAGATGGCTCAAGCAGGTCAACCAG GGAAAATGCCAAGTGGAATAAAAACGAACATCAAGTCAGCTTCAATGCATCCCTATCAGCGGTGA
- the Med8 gene encoding mediator of RNA polymerase II transcription subunit 8 isoform X1, with amino-acid sequence MACMYYRGTHEREEKQLEASLDALLNQVADLKNSLGSFIYKLENEYDRLTWPSVLDSFALLSGQLNTLNKVLKHEKTPLFRNQVIIPLVLSPDRDEDLMRQTEGRVPVFSHEVVPDHLRTKPDPEVEEQEKQLTTDAARIGADAAQKQIQSLNKMCSNLLEKISKEERESESGGLRPNKQTFNPADTNALVAAVAFGKGLSNWRPSGSSGPGQPGQPGAGTILAGASGLQQVQMAGAPNQQQTMLSGVQMAQAGQPGKMPSGIKTNIKSASMHPYQR; translated from the exons ATGGCTTGCATGTACTATAGAGGCACCCATGAG AGGGAGGAGAAGCAGCTTGAGGCATCCTTAGATGCACTGCTGAATCAAGTGGCCGATCTGAAGAATTCACTGGGGAGTTTCATTTACAAGTTGGAAAACGAGTATGACCGGCTGACTTG GCCCTCTGTCCTGGATAGCTTTGCATTGCTCTCTGGACAGTTGAACACTCTGAACAAGGTCTTAAAGCATGAGAAGACACCACTGTTCCGTAACCAGGTCATCATCCCTTTGGTGCTGTCCCCAGATCGAGATGAAGACCTCATG CGTCAGACTGAAGGACGAGTGCCTGTTTTCAGCCATGAGGTCGTCCCTGACCATTTGAGAACCAAGCCTGACCCTGAAGTTGAAGAGCAGGAGAAGCAGCTGACAACAGATGCTGCCAGAATTGGTGCTGATGCAGCTCAG AAGCAGATCCAGAGCTTGAATAAAATGTGCTCAAACCTTTTGGAGAAAATTAGCAAAGAGGAACGAGAATCAGAGAGTGGAG gtctccGGCCAAACAAGCAGACTTTCAACCCTGCAGACACCAATGCCTTAGTGGCAGCTGTTGCCTTTGGGAAGGGGCTGTCTAATTGGAGACCTTCAGGTAGCAGTGGTCCTGGCCAACCCGGCCAGCCAGGAGCTGGTACAATCCTTGCAGGAGCCTCAGGATTACAGCAAGTTCAGATGGCAGGTGCTCCGAACCAGCAGCAGACAATGCTCAGTGGAGTCCAGATGGCTCAAGCAGGTCAACCAG GGAAAATGCCAAGTGGAATAAAAACGAACATCAAGTCAGCTTCAATGCATCCCTATCAGCGGTGA